A genomic stretch from Mya arenaria isolate MELC-2E11 chromosome 10, ASM2691426v1 includes:
- the LOC128206648 gene encoding multiple epidermal growth factor-like domains protein 11: MYFKFQAVLVFYSVVSKGLTFNVTDGPCSACECCRSSKCASVTRGEENHLNVCLDGCLSDYWGLNCTSRCPEHCQECDQTLGCVKCNPGFTGPNCNTRCSRGNCYCNTTQECVSCPTGFHLQGGECLPCRRGCRSCSSYFRCDLCQPGRFGASCDRIVNVTNHCYVREGFYKQYCWSCENGYYNTTSLCNSVCPSACVSCESRSNCTSCVDGFYGISCQYQCGAGCRKGSCDKTTGFCRCNTNFIGHKCERCVNGKIGRNCNNSCPTHCISCHDSQCLGCERGWYGDQCQNACLKHCTSCHNGYQCPACVQGYHGDRCQYKCAIGCELKQCKQSNGSCSCKPNFIGAKCDQCILGKYGPLCQFDCPHGCLKQCNKYTGQCDECVPGTFGEKCEYLCPGNCNGPCDKKSGSCRNCLGKYTGIHCDEVSPAPANNPCRETCKSNICDHDTGYCKLGCITNYFGSKCEHVCPTNCSASQIFLRCSDDNRGCDWECVNKVSSAACYKGFQSYVSTHESVAVLATLGSLLSVIVVAALVFRFWMFNRKVKARPVGKTNNDHDNYDHGTHLYDSLGSVGGYANNLQELDLARERSVSTISTIYGCARLSEMKDQHVNIGRPSGNSES; this comes from the exons ACGGGCCATGCAGTGCATGTGAATGTTGTAGATCATCAAAGTGTGCGAGTGTAACTCGGGGCGAGGAGAATCACCTCAATGTGTGTTTGGACGGCTGCCTGTCTGACTACTGGGGCCTTAACTGCACTTCTAG ATGTCCGGAACACTGTCAGGAATGCGACCAAACCCTTGGCTGTGTGAAATGCAACCCTGGGTTCACCGGCCCAAACTGCAACACTCGGTGCTCTAGGGGCAACTGCTACTGCAACACGACGCAAGAATGTGTCTCTTGTCCAACAGGATTTCATTTGCAGGGCGGCGAGTGTCTTCCGTGCCGTCGGGGCTGTCGTAGCTGCTCCTCGTACTTTCGATGTGACCTTTGTCAGCCTGGTAGGTTCGGCGCATCTTGTGATCGAATTGTTAATGTAACAAATCATTGCTACGTGAGAGAAGGATTTTACAAACAGTACTGCTGGTCATGTGAAAATGGATATTACAACACCACGTCATTATGCAACTCTGTATGCCCCTCAGCATGCGTTTCCTGTGAATCACGGTCAAATTGTACATCTTGCGTCGACGGTTTTTACGGAATATCTTGTCAATATCAATGCGGCGCAGGCTGTAGGAAAGGGAGTTGCGATAAAACCACAGGATTTTGCCGGTGTAATACGAACTTTATTGGCCATAAATGTGAACGATGCGTTAATGGAAAAATAGGTAGAAATTGTAACAATTCATGTCCAACGCATTGCATTTCATGTCATGATAGTCAATGTCTTGGATGTGAAAGAGGTTGGTATGGCGATCAATGTCAAAACGCGTGTTTAAAGCATTGCACTTCATGTCATAATGGCTATCAATGTCCAGCCTGCGTTCAAGGCTACCACGGAGATCGTTGTCAATATAAATGTGCGATAGGTTGTGAACTCAAGCAATGCAAACAAAGCAATGGTTCTTGCTCTTGTAAACCAAATTTTATTGGCGCAAAATGTGACCAATGTATTTTGGGAAAGTATGGTCCGTTATGCCAATTTGACTGCCCACACGGTTGTTTGAAACAGTGCAATAAATACACTGGCCAATGTGATGAATGCGTCCCGGGCACCTTTGGTGAAAAATGTGAATACCTGTGCCCTGGTAATTGCAATGGTCCATGTGACAAGAAGAGTGGTTCCTGTAGAAATTGCTTAGGAAAATACACTGGTATACATTGTGATGAGGTATCGCCAGCGCCCGCAAATAACCCGTGTAGAGAGACCTGCAAGTCCAACATTTGTGATCACGACACGGGGTATTGCAAGCTTGGCTGCATTACAAACTACTTCGGCTCAAAATGTGAACATGTTTGCCCCACCAATTGCTCCGCCAGCCAAATCTTCCTAAGATGTTCGGACGACAATCGCGGTTGTGACTGGGAATGTGTTAACAAAGTGTCCTCAGCAGCCTGTTATAAAG GTTTTCAAAGTTATGTCAGCACACACGAAAGTGTTGCGGTACTAGCAACCCTTGGCTCTCTCCTAAGTGTCATTGTAGTAGCAGCACTTGTGTTTAGATTTTGGATGTTTAACAGGAAAGTGAAGGCACGTCCGGT AGGCAAAACGAACAATGATCACGACAATTACGATCATGGGACTCACCTGTATGACAGTCTTGGCTCAG TAGGAGGATATGCCAATAACTTACAGGAACTAGACCTCGCGAGAGAAAGGAGTGTTTCGACAATCTCAACGATTTACGGCTGTGCTCGCTTATCAGAGATGAAGGATCAACACGTGAACATTGGTCGGCCTTCTGGAAATTCTGagtcataa